A section of the Rummeliibacillus pycnus genome encodes:
- a CDS encoding amidohydrolase, producing the protein MYGSMKKLWYGGTIYTMEQENETVEAVLVEDEKIIAIGHYDELIRQADEQINLHGATMYPGFVDSHLHMIFQGEKLIWLDLSTANSAEEMLEMVNEASKSIPNDQWLFADGWNENNFADKRIPTVAELDAIRKEPILLKRVCHHVVLCNTAALEAGGISEKSESPAGGEIGRGKDGKLNGLLYDNAADLVTAAIQREGEAYIDTLTAELNSAVNQMLSLGLTGGHTEDMHYFGEYINPLTAFRRVIGENHHFRVNLLRHHAVFKDMMEANVEFDEPFIEPGAMKIFTDGSLGGSTAALSKPYADNLKKYGLFIHTDEEMENLVKLARKFNEVIAVHMIGDAGAAQILQVIEKYPAPRGKRDRLIHASVLREDLIERIVKLPVVVDAQPAFVSSDFPWIIERLGEDRLDYVYPWKTLLNCNVMCAAGTDAPIENINPLSTIYAAVERKKPHTTGEGYVPEQKVTRYEAIRMYTVGSAQAIGKEHERGLIKPGYDADFSIFDRDLFKGSSEDMLKAKAVKTVVAGRVVFERANV; encoded by the coding sequence GTGTATGGATCAATGAAAAAGCTTTGGTATGGTGGAACAATTTATACAATGGAACAAGAAAATGAAACGGTTGAGGCCGTTCTCGTAGAAGATGAAAAAATCATTGCAATTGGACACTATGACGAATTAATAAGACAAGCAGACGAGCAAATCAATTTACATGGTGCGACAATGTATCCAGGATTTGTGGATAGTCATCTCCATATGATTTTTCAAGGGGAAAAATTGATTTGGCTTGATTTATCAACAGCAAATTCTGCTGAAGAAATGCTAGAAATGGTAAATGAAGCATCGAAGTCAATACCAAATGATCAATGGTTATTTGCTGATGGGTGGAATGAAAATAACTTTGCGGATAAACGAATTCCTACTGTGGCCGAGCTTGATGCCATTCGTAAGGAACCAATTTTATTGAAAAGAGTGTGTCATCATGTTGTGTTGTGTAATACAGCTGCCCTAGAAGCAGGTGGAATATCTGAAAAAAGTGAATCACCAGCAGGGGGAGAAATTGGAAGAGGGAAAGACGGTAAATTAAATGGTCTGTTATATGATAATGCAGCTGACCTTGTTACCGCAGCTATCCAAAGAGAAGGAGAAGCATATATTGATACGCTTACAGCTGAACTTAATAGTGCTGTCAATCAAATGTTGTCACTAGGATTAACAGGTGGTCACACTGAGGATATGCATTATTTTGGAGAATATATCAATCCTCTGACGGCCTTTCGACGTGTAATTGGCGAAAATCATCATTTTAGAGTGAATTTATTGCGTCATCATGCTGTTTTCAAAGATATGATGGAGGCAAATGTTGAGTTCGATGAGCCCTTTATTGAACCTGGCGCAATGAAAATTTTTACGGATGGTTCATTAGGTGGTTCTACAGCGGCACTTTCAAAACCCTATGCAGATAATCTTAAGAAGTACGGTCTGTTTATTCATACAGATGAAGAAATGGAAAATCTTGTAAAACTTGCGCGTAAATTCAATGAAGTCATTGCTGTACATATGATTGGTGATGCAGGAGCAGCACAAATCTTGCAGGTTATCGAAAAATATCCAGCACCAAGAGGTAAGAGAGATCGCTTAATCCACGCGTCAGTTTTACGTGAAGATTTGATTGAAAGGATCGTAAAATTACCTGTTGTTGTAGATGCCCAACCAGCATTTGTATCATCAGATTTTCCATGGATTATAGAGCGTCTCGGTGAGGATCGATTAGACTATGTCTATCCTTGGAAAACACTATTAAATTGTAATGTTATGTGTGCAGCGGGAACGGATGCACCAATTGAAAACATCAACCCACTCTCCACAATTTACGCAGCAGTAGAACGTAAAAAGCCACATACAACAGGAGAAGGTTATGTACCAGAACAAAAAGTGACTCGTTATGAAGCCATTCGAATGTATACAGTTGGAAGTGCACAAGCAATTGGGAAAGAACACGAGCGTGGCTTGATCAAGCCAGGATATGATGCAGACTTTTCAATTTTTGACCGAGATCTTTTTAAAGGGTCATCAGAAGATATGCTTAAAGCAAAGGCAGTAAAAACGGTTGTAGCAGGACGCGTAGTATTTGAACGTGCGAATGTTTAA
- a CDS encoding 4-hydroxyphenylacetate 3-hydroxylase family protein, whose protein sequence is MYNGKEYLESLNDGRVIYLNGEKIKNVVEHPAYRNSARSISRLYDALHDPEKSNILTVDSEFGFRTHKFFKASRSIEELLGARDAMAEWARLSYGFMGRTPDYKAAFTGSLGPFADFYEGFEDNARRWYRKAQEELPFCNHTIVNPQLDRHKPLHENKEVFVRAVAEKDNGIIVSGAKMVGTSAALTHYNFVANYSPQDLGNGDKSHALIFFVPMNAPGLKVISRQSYEEMAVKSGTPFDYPLSSRFDENDAVIVLDNVFIPWEDVLAYKNVEIANGFRPKTGWVNRYTFQGCTRFAVKLDFMVGLLLKATELAGTDTFRGVQASIGEVISYRNMFWAISTAMATQPEQAPNGYLLPNSTYATAYRTFAPIVWPKIKQIFEQVVAGGLIQLPSSSKDFLNPELRPYLDQYYKGSGGASAEERVKVLKLVWDAIGTEFGGRNELYEINYAGNQDGIRLDALKMADVSGQTAAYKRFVDQALSDYDLEGWTNNTWINNYSVEKLPL, encoded by the coding sequence ATGTATAATGGTAAAGAGTATTTAGAAAGTTTGAATGATGGACGAGTTATCTATTTAAATGGCGAAAAAATCAAAAACGTAGTGGAACATCCAGCATATAGAAATTCAGCACGCTCAATTTCAAGACTCTATGATGCACTTCATGACCCAGAAAAATCGAATATATTAACGGTTGACTCCGAATTTGGATTTCGTACCCATAAGTTTTTTAAAGCTTCAAGGAGTATAGAAGAATTACTGGGTGCACGTGATGCGATGGCAGAATGGGCAAGATTAAGCTATGGTTTTATGGGAAGAACACCTGATTATAAAGCAGCTTTTACAGGTTCACTCGGACCATTTGCAGATTTTTATGAAGGATTTGAAGACAATGCTCGTAGATGGTATCGTAAAGCGCAAGAAGAATTACCATTCTGTAACCATACGATCGTCAATCCACAATTAGATCGCCACAAACCTTTACATGAAAACAAAGAAGTATTTGTTCGAGCAGTTGCAGAAAAAGATAATGGGATTATTGTAAGCGGTGCTAAAATGGTCGGTACTTCAGCAGCTTTAACACATTATAATTTTGTTGCAAATTATTCACCACAAGATTTAGGAAATGGTGATAAAAGTCACGCATTGATATTCTTTGTACCGATGAATGCGCCTGGTTTAAAAGTGATTAGTCGACAATCTTACGAAGAAATGGCAGTAAAATCAGGTACACCATTCGATTACCCTTTATCAAGTCGATTTGATGAAAATGATGCAGTTATAGTGCTTGATAACGTATTTATTCCATGGGAAGATGTATTGGCGTATAAAAATGTTGAAATCGCAAATGGTTTTCGTCCAAAAACAGGTTGGGTAAACAGATATACATTCCAAGGTTGTACACGATTTGCGGTAAAACTTGATTTTATGGTGGGATTGTTATTAAAAGCAACTGAATTAGCTGGTACAGATACGTTCCGTGGCGTTCAAGCTAGTATTGGTGAAGTAATTTCTTACAGGAATATGTTCTGGGCCATTTCAACTGCAATGGCAACACAACCTGAACAGGCTCCAAATGGATATTTACTTCCAAATTCAACTTATGCAACAGCGTATCGTACATTTGCACCTATTGTATGGCCTAAAATTAAGCAAATTTTCGAGCAAGTAGTAGCAGGAGGACTTATTCAGCTACCTTCAAGTTCAAAAGATTTTTTAAATCCAGAACTTCGCCCGTATTTAGACCAATATTATAAAGGATCAGGTGGTGCAAGTGCTGAAGAACGTGTCAAAGTTTTAAAATTAGTTTGGGATGCGATAGGAACTGAGTTTGGTGGCAGAAATGAATTATACGAAATTAACTACGCTGGTAACCAAGATGGAATCAGATTAGATGCGTTGAAAATGGCTGACGTATCCGGTCAAACTGCAGCATATAAACGTTTTGTTGATCAAGCATTAAGTGATTATGATTTAGAAGGATGGACAAATAACACTTGGATCAATAATTATTCTGTTGAAAAATTGCCACTATAA
- a CDS encoding XylR N-terminal domain-containing protein — MSSSFSWLKEFSDEEGRIILEDERMIVTSSIIFGILRKDLIENISKERMKGFLTRYGWNLGKSDAKKAMRKQYTTLEELLSQGPQMHLLRGFTRAQRTKLNIGYSNDFNVETIHVEGRWIASYEAEEHVTQFGLADLPVCYTLIGYASGYYSTICNKKVLFKEVNCIAKGDRECTYIGKTLEQWGDAILNELPYFEEETIVQELHSTYDQLLDERNYLSKAISIHNRLTNELVIEGELQSIANIVYEELNLPMIIEDNFGNILKTAGVSTTFMKSDYLEISKDLHERQSRFGLSNQVIKVKGEFFYCLCIPIIIKQQSYGNCLLIYENGQDISKIDQMILENAATVCSIYLLNEKNTFEASERVKGYFLNQILDCNYSNEHEIIQKGNFIQMNLKLPYYIIVLSFRSKQYDIEEELILTEQILEEVIQFTKAINNILIGKREDKIVLFIQENPITVLKSQCNKLLNYLTKHFSNHYFFMGISSKGVNLDRAYIHLDEAMLSSQITNLNEPLVLFDELGIVGLMLHSNNKDMIKIKAKQMLGQLVHKNKLKSELLYTLYIFLQNGGNLENTRMQLSLSMSGLRYRLEKIELLVGHDIRDPNINYQLLLSLQVLMASGDLSI; from the coding sequence ATGAGTAGTTCATTTTCATGGTTAAAAGAATTTTCGGATGAAGAAGGACGAATTATTTTAGAGGATGAACGAATGATTGTGACATCATCCATTATTTTTGGCATCTTAAGAAAAGATTTAATCGAAAATATCTCAAAAGAACGTATGAAAGGATTTCTGACTCGTTATGGATGGAATCTGGGGAAAAGCGATGCAAAAAAAGCGATGAGAAAGCAATATACTACTCTTGAAGAATTACTAAGTCAAGGACCTCAAATGCACTTGTTAAGAGGCTTTACACGAGCGCAACGCACGAAGCTAAACATTGGCTATTCAAATGATTTTAATGTAGAAACAATTCATGTAGAAGGAAGATGGATCGCTTCTTATGAAGCGGAAGAACATGTAACACAGTTTGGTCTAGCAGATTTACCTGTTTGCTATACATTAATTGGATATGCAAGTGGTTATTATTCTACTATTTGTAACAAAAAGGTTTTATTTAAAGAGGTTAATTGTATAGCAAAAGGCGACCGTGAATGCACCTATATAGGCAAAACATTGGAGCAGTGGGGAGACGCAATTTTGAACGAGCTTCCATATTTCGAAGAGGAAACAATTGTTCAAGAGTTACATTCCACCTACGATCAACTATTAGATGAGCGTAATTATTTATCAAAAGCGATTTCAATACATAATCGGTTAACAAATGAATTGGTTATAGAAGGGGAATTACAGTCTATTGCCAATATTGTTTATGAAGAACTGAATTTACCAATGATCATCGAAGATAATTTTGGCAATATTTTAAAAACAGCTGGTGTTTCTACTACTTTTATGAAATCTGACTATTTGGAGATTTCCAAGGATTTACACGAAAGACAAAGTCGATTTGGATTATCTAATCAGGTAATTAAAGTTAAAGGGGAATTTTTCTACTGTCTTTGTATTCCCATTATTATTAAACAACAGTCTTATGGTAATTGCCTATTAATATATGAAAATGGACAAGACATTTCCAAAATTGATCAAATGATCTTAGAAAATGCTGCTACAGTTTGTTCCATCTATTTACTGAACGAAAAAAATACATTTGAAGCAAGTGAACGCGTAAAGGGATATTTTCTCAATCAAATTCTAGATTGCAACTATTCGAATGAGCATGAAATTATTCAAAAAGGTAATTTTATTCAAATGAATTTAAAACTTCCTTATTACATTATTGTTCTTTCTTTTAGAAGTAAGCAATATGACATTGAGGAGGAACTTATTCTAACTGAGCAAATTTTAGAAGAAGTGATTCAATTTACAAAGGCAATAAATAATATTTTAATCGGGAAAAGAGAAGACAAAATCGTATTATTCATACAAGAAAATCCAATTACTGTTTTGAAATCTCAGTGTAATAAGCTTTTAAACTATTTGACTAAACATTTTAGTAATCATTATTTTTTTATGGGTATTAGTTCTAAAGGAGTTAACCTGGATAGAGCATATATTCATCTTGATGAAGCGATGTTATCATCACAAATAACAAATTTGAATGAACCTCTTGTCCTTTTCGATGAACTTGGGATTGTCGGTTTAATGCTTCATAGTAATAATAAGGATATGATTAAAATCAAAGCAAAGCAGATGCTAGGACAACTAGTACATAAAAATAAATTGAAAAGTGAGCTCTTATATACTTTGTATATATTTCTACAAAATGGTGGAAATTTAGAAAATACAAGGATGCAATTATCATTGTCAATGAGTGGTTTACGTTATCGATTGGAGAAAATAGAATTATTAGTTGGACATGATATACGAGATCCCAATATAAATTATCAACTGTTATTAAGTCTGCAAGTATTAATGGCAAGTGGAGATCTTTCAATATAG
- a CDS encoding GNAT family N-acetyltransferase: protein MELNFYTNQCQHLIENYELTEEQLRFTGIPRECIKLCEKDPDRFSILAIDNDQLVTFFNLHRNEGVKPYSQNGHAILLRAFSTDARHQGKGYAKRALKLLPQFVNKEFPYVDEIVLAVNIANSAAQSLYKKCGYMDKGVRKMGEKGELIVMSHYL, encoded by the coding sequence ATGGAACTAAACTTTTATACAAATCAATGTCAACATTTAATTGAAAATTATGAATTAACAGAAGAACAATTAAGATTTACAGGAATACCAAGAGAGTGTATTAAATTATGTGAGAAAGATCCCGATCGTTTCTCTATTTTAGCGATTGATAATGATCAACTCGTAACATTTTTTAATCTTCATAGAAATGAGGGTGTCAAACCATATAGTCAAAATGGACATGCCATCCTATTACGTGCATTTTCAACGGATGCTAGACATCAAGGTAAAGGGTATGCCAAAAGGGCTTTGAAGCTGTTGCCTCAGTTTGTAAATAAGGAATTTCCATATGTAGATGAAATTGTACTAGCTGTGAATATTGCCAATAGTGCAGCACAATCTTTATACAAGAAGTGCGGATATATGGATAAGGGAGTACGAAAGATGGGCGAAAAAGGTGAATTGATTGTGATGAGTCATTATTTATAA
- a CDS encoding NUDIX domain-containing protein, with protein sequence MKTITVDWDGQKVKLTWLPQYPLQHQDIITSVHAICFQNDKVLLSKIKKRGFNYPGGHIEKGESPEEALHREVYEEAYVKGEITYLGVLEVNHKENHFFNTRGKYPIMSYQVFYRMDINTCDSFLRENESVARIWVEPSEIPYVIDDHEISLIILEEALSNKKEQQKLNGLKKIL encoded by the coding sequence ATGAAAACAATAACTGTTGATTGGGATGGTCAAAAAGTAAAGTTAACCTGGTTGCCTCAATATCCATTGCAACATCAAGACATCATCACAAGTGTCCATGCAATTTGTTTTCAAAATGATAAAGTATTACTCTCTAAAATTAAAAAAAGGGGGTTTAACTATCCTGGTGGTCATATTGAAAAAGGTGAATCACCAGAAGAAGCACTTCATCGTGAAGTCTATGAAGAAGCATATGTCAAAGGGGAGATTACTTATTTAGGGGTACTAGAAGTTAATCATAAAGAAAATCATTTTTTTAATACCCGTGGAAAATATCCGATTATGAGTTATCAAGTGTTTTATAGAATGGATATCAATACCTGTGATTCATTTTTAAGAGAAAACGAGTCAGTAGCACGTATTTGGGTCGAACCATCAGAAATACCGTATGTAATAGATGATCATGAAATTTCGTTAATTATACTTGAAGAGGCGCTTTCCAATAAAAAAGAACAACAAAAATTGAATGGACTAAAAAAGATATTATGA
- a CDS encoding DinB family protein, with protein sequence MESKARIIQHYKQSIQFVEGLRGLSNDQWFTPIAEGKWSTCEIIGHLIPWDRFLLEQRLPSLNAKIKPESPKVQDVNTNAALDSKEKKKEDLIQEFIEVRWKLLRRLHELSQEVFEQTFVIGKSNLTLVGYFDGLIKHDLHHFQQITNFLKTSGN encoded by the coding sequence ATGGAATCGAAAGCAAGAATCATTCAACATTATAAACAGTCCATTCAATTTGTTGAAGGATTAAGAGGTCTATCTAATGATCAATGGTTTACGCCAATTGCAGAGGGAAAGTGGTCTACTTGTGAAATCATAGGACATTTAATTCCTTGGGATCGGTTTCTTTTAGAACAAAGGTTACCATCATTGAATGCAAAGATAAAACCGGAAAGTCCGAAAGTGCAAGATGTAAATACGAATGCCGCTTTAGATAGTAAAGAAAAAAAGAAAGAGGATCTTATTCAAGAATTTATCGAAGTAAGATGGAAATTATTACGAAGACTTCATGAACTTTCACAAGAAGTATTTGAGCAAACTTTCGTAATCGGTAAAAGTAATTTGACATTAGTAGGGTATTTTGATGGTTTGATCAAACATGACTTGCATCATTTTCAGCAAATTACAAATTTCTTAAAAACTTCTGGGAATTAG